In Streptomyces venezuelae, the sequence GCGGCGTCGGAGCGGTCGGCGGGTGCCGTCCTTTTCGCCAGCTCCCGCAACGTGTCGAGGCCGGCCAGCACCTCCGTGCGACGGTCCGACCTCTTCATCCACACCGGCAGCCGGGCGAACATCGCCATCGTCGGCCGCACTCCGCCTCGCTCGCGCAGTCGCGCTCCGACGTACGCGGAGAGCTCGTCGACGTGATCCTCGTTGTAGGCCCACAGGATGTGACCGGCGCACCGGGTCTGCAGCCACAGCGGCCGTCGGAAGTACGGATCCTCGCTGCCCCCCAGCACCGTGCCGACCAGCCGGGCCCGCCCGCCGGGGTTCCAGTCGGCGACGGCGCCGCAGCCTCCACACGCCAGACGCCGCGCGTGGAACGGGGACGCGAGGTGTTCGGGTGCGCAGAGGTCGGGCCGGGGGATCACCAGGGCGCGGCCCTCGCATCGCGGACAGACCACCAGCATCCGACCGGCGAACCGAGCTAACCATCCGCCCGCGTCGTGGTGGCGGGCGGGATCGGTGCGGGGCTCGGAATCCATGAAGGACACCCTCGCAGGTCCACGACCCCGATCGGCTACGAGGTCGTCGAACCGGCCCGCGGGCCGCCACCGGCTACGTTCCGCACGCGTCCGTCCTCAGGCCGTCCCTTCCGGGAGCGGATCCGGGGCCGAGGACTCGGCCGAGACCCGCGCGAAGCGGACGACCGCCGTGCGGCCCGTCGTACGGACATGGCAGTCGCGAGGGCCCGTCAGCAGGGCCGCGTCGTACGGGAGTAGCTCCGTGCGGCCACCGGGGTGTTCGAGGACCGCCGGCCCGTCCAGGGCGGTCACCAGCAGGGTGTCGCCCGGGGGGACCGTGAGGCCGAGCGCGCCCCGCACGACGGCGGTCTGCGCCTCCACCGCGTCCCTGCGGTACATCACGTTGAAGTTCACGACGGGGCCGTCGAGCAGCCGGCAGTCGGTCGGCGCGTCCCCGGGGAAGTCCTGCGGCGCGTACCGCTCGTCCACGAGCCGGCGCACACCCGCCACCGTGAGGTCCATGCCCGCGCCCTCGGCGAGGGTGAGGGTGCGGCCGATGCCGGGGAAGGCGGAGAACGGCCCGTCGGCGGCGACCTCGGCCAGGCTCGCGCGCCAGCCGAAGTCGTCCATTCCGGCGCCCTCGGGCCAGGCCGCGATCTCACGGGTGACTCCCCCGCCGTTCTTCCAGACGGTGGCGGTCCGGTCGGCCGCCCGCAGGATCCTCGTCCCGCTGCCGCTCGGGGCGTCCATGGCGATCAGGCCTTCTCCATCGAGGGGCGCAGGCGGCCCAGCAGGGCGTAGAGCGTCGCGCTCTCGGCCTCGTCGAGGGTGTCCAGCGCACCGTGCATGGCCTGCATCTCCTCGCGCACACGGCGGATGACCTCGCGGCCGGCGTCCGTCGCGACGACGTTCTTGACGCGCCGGTCGGCGGGGTCCGGCTCCCGGCGCACCAGCTCGCGGGCCTCCAGCCGGTCGACGATGCCGGTCACGTTGGAGGCGTCGCAGACCAGCAGGGTGGCGAGGCCGCGCATGGGCACGGGGCCGTCGAGCTGGGCGAGGACCCGGGCCTGGGTGGAGGTCAGGCCGTGCTGGGCCGCGGCGGCCGCGAACTCGCGCCATTGGGCGGTGCCGATGGCGGCGAGCAGCTCCAGCAGCTGGAGCTTGGTGGGGGTCTGCGTGGCGGTGTCGCTCATACCTGGAGCGTACTCAGGATGCTTCACATTATCAATTGTTTACTTGACCACCTTAACTATCGACGTCTACCGTCGGTCGAGTTACTTGAGAAGGTCAAACATCTGCGTTCCGAAGCTCTTCAGCTCCGAAACACG encodes:
- a CDS encoding HutD family protein, coding for MDAPSGSGTRILRAADRTATVWKNGGGVTREIAAWPEGAGMDDFGWRASLAEVAADGPFSAFPGIGRTLTLAEGAGMDLTVAGVRRLVDERYAPQDFPGDAPTDCRLLDGPVVNFNVMYRRDAVEAQTAVVRGALGLTVPPGDTLLVTALDGPAVLEHPGGRTELLPYDAALLTGPRDCHVRTTGRTAVVRFARVSAESSAPDPLPEGTA
- a CDS encoding MarR family winged helix-turn-helix transcriptional regulator yields the protein MSDTATQTPTKLQLLELLAAIGTAQWREFAAAAAQHGLTSTQARVLAQLDGPVPMRGLATLLVCDASNVTGIVDRLEARELVRREPDPADRRVKNVVATDAGREVIRRVREEMQAMHGALDTLDEAESATLYALLGRLRPSMEKA